Proteins from one Bacteriovorax sp. BAL6_X genomic window:
- a CDS encoding amino acid permease — protein MKKLERNLGLSSVISISIASMLGSGIFVLPGLAFEVTGPYVWVSYLLAGLCVLPAALSKSELATAMPASGGTYIYIERTFGPMAGTIAGLGLWISLLLKAAFALMGFGAYLGAISAGFDLKNFALILTAIITILNIVGVGKVSGLLIAVVLLSTIGLTVLNIGTLSTAQVITGIPFSFSHMDSILLAAGLVFISYAGVTKVAAIAEEIKTPEKNLPRGILLSLLIVTLLYCITTLALAKYLPIEQLKNNLRPIYTLAFEFGGKGFGMIMAILAILTMTSMANAGLLAASRFPFAMSRDYLIPRLFGHLDRRFLTPVWSILASGLVVACAIYFLNIAKIAKLASAFILTIYMIENIAVIALRETHIQWYKPTYKSPLYPYVQIFGILSTLYLLVMMKDLAVIGLVSISVPGILIYLFYAKGRVSRKGVLGIRGKRTDLVNEALFPAPAASEKLSLDQDANVVVALIGNERSPEMLIDMGTTLAGGEHIEVAHLTEAPEQTDLNDFTDEDPKLRSLRRRVIAMAIEKSTPINFDPIVTHDLSKSIFEIGQRLHCNWLFMEWKGRLRDTFTTQSPVAWLRSHLNCHLAIFRDNGVRYMRKIMVLIDQNSNDVTLIQAAQQIAESHKAEITFIYLIDKDLTIEETSQVEKYIRLISDDMTVRTTGHIIKYNDKVDTIETLTIEYDLLVFNSNKKHRWFHVFGTEDDQIMANASCSVLGIHTGSTN, from the coding sequence TTGAAGAAACTTGAAAGAAACTTAGGACTCTCATCAGTTATTTCAATCAGTATTGCATCAATGCTTGGATCTGGAATTTTTGTTCTGCCAGGACTTGCGTTCGAAGTGACAGGTCCATACGTATGGGTCTCATATTTACTGGCCGGACTCTGTGTACTTCCGGCAGCACTTTCAAAGTCAGAACTTGCCACGGCCATGCCGGCCTCTGGTGGTACATATATTTATATCGAAAGAACATTTGGGCCAATGGCCGGAACGATTGCTGGACTAGGCCTTTGGATCTCACTCCTGCTTAAGGCAGCGTTTGCTCTAATGGGATTTGGTGCCTATCTTGGCGCTATTAGTGCAGGTTTCGACCTAAAAAATTTCGCCCTCATTCTCACAGCAATTATTACGATTTTAAATATTGTCGGTGTTGGAAAAGTTAGTGGGCTTCTTATCGCTGTTGTCCTTCTTTCTACAATTGGCCTTACTGTTTTAAATATTGGAACTCTCTCAACGGCCCAAGTAATCACAGGTATTCCATTTTCATTCTCTCATATGGATTCTATCCTCTTGGCAGCAGGTCTTGTTTTTATTTCGTATGCAGGCGTAACGAAAGTTGCGGCCATTGCAGAAGAAATAAAAACACCAGAAAAAAACCTTCCTAGAGGTATCCTGCTATCACTTTTAATTGTCACACTCCTTTACTGTATCACAACTCTGGCCCTTGCTAAGTACTTACCAATAGAACAGCTAAAGAATAATCTAAGACCTATTTATACTTTGGCCTTTGAATTTGGTGGTAAGGGGTTTGGGATGATAATGGCCATACTTGCCATTCTCACAATGACTTCAATGGCAAATGCAGGCCTACTTGCAGCCTCTCGTTTTCCATTTGCCATGAGTCGTGACTACCTAATCCCTAGACTATTTGGTCACCTTGATCGCAGATTTTTAACACCTGTATGGAGTATTCTTGCTTCAGGCTTAGTTGTCGCCTGCGCAATCTATTTCTTAAATATTGCTAAAATTGCAAAGCTTGCTTCGGCCTTTATTTTAACAATTTACATGATTGAGAATATCGCAGTAATTGCTCTTAGAGAGACGCATATTCAATGGTATAAGCCAACTTATAAATCACCTCTTTATCCATATGTTCAAATTTTTGGAATTCTTTCAACTCTCTACTTACTTGTTATGATGAAGGATCTTGCCGTAATTGGCCTCGTCTCGATTTCTGTACCAGGCATCTTAATCTATCTCTTCTACGCGAAGGGACGAGTGAGTCGAAAAGGAGTACTTGGAATAAGAGGAAAGAGAACTGATCTCGTTAATGAAGCATTATTTCCAGCACCCGCAGCGTCTGAGAAGCTAAGCCTTGATCAAGATGCCAATGTTGTCGTTGCCCTTATTGGTAACGAGAGATCCCCTGAAATGCTAATAGATATGGGAACAACTCTAGCTGGTGGAGAGCATATTGAAGTCGCCCACTTAACGGAGGCACCTGAACAAACTGACCTAAATGACTTTACTGATGAGGACCCTAAGTTAAGATCACTTAGGCGTCGAGTAATTGCGATGGCCATTGAAAAGAGCACCCCTATTAACTTTGACCCTATCGTTACTCACGACCTATCTAAGTCTATTTTTGAGATTGGCCAAAGACTTCATTGTAATTGGCTCTTTATGGAGTGGAAAGGACGACTTCGTGACACTTTTACAACTCAAAGTCCGGTTGCATGGCTTAGGTCGCACCTTAATTGTCACCTTGCTATCTTTAGAGACAACGGTGTTCGCTACATGAGAAAGATTATGGTTCTCATTGATCAGAACTCTAATGATGTCACCCTGATTCAGGCGGCACAGCAAATTGCAGAGTCTCATAAAGCAGAGATTACCTTTATTTATCTTATAGATAAGGACTTAACGATTGAAGAGACTTCACAAGTTGAAAAATATATTCGCTTAATTAGTGATGATATGACAGTTCGAACGACTGGGCATATTATTAAATACAACGACAAAGTCGATACCATAGAAACTCTGACTATCGAGTATGATCTACTTGTTTTCAATTCAAATAAAAAGCATAGATGGTTTCACGTATTTGGAACTGAAGACGACCAGATTATGGCAAATGCCTCTTGCTCAGTACTAGGGATTCACACAGGCAGTACGAACTAA